In Carya illinoinensis cultivar Pawnee chromosome 16, C.illinoinensisPawnee_v1, whole genome shotgun sequence, a single window of DNA contains:
- the LOC122299400 gene encoding auxin efflux carrier component 1-like, translating into MITLSDFYHVMTAMVPLYVAMILAYGSVKWWKIFTPDQCSGINRFVALFAVPLLSFHFISTNDPYTMNLRFIAADTLQKLIVLAGLAVWTKVSKRGCLEWAITLFSVSTLPNTLVMGIPLLKGMYGDFSGSLMVQIVVLQCIIWYTLMLFLFEFRGARLLISEQFPDTAGSIVSIHVDSDIMSLDGRQPLETEAEIKEDGKLHVTVRKSNASRSDIFSRRSQGLSSTTPRPSNLTNAEIYSLQSSRNPTPRGSSFNHTDFYSMMAGGRNSNFGASDVYGLSASRGPTPRPSNYEEDGGVGGKPRFHYHAGTGGAGHYPAPNPGMFSPTGSKNVGANANAKKPNGQAQQKSEDGARDLHMFVWSSSASPVSDVFGGHEYVAHDQKEVRMGASPGKVEGQRETQDYLERDEFSFGNREGEMNNLEAEKVGDGKPKTMPPASVMTRLILIMVWRKLIRNPNTYSSLIGLTWSLVSFRWNVEMPAIVAKSIAILSDAGLGMAMFSLGLFMALQPRIIACGNSVAAFAMTIRFLAGPAVMAAASIAVGLKGVLLHVAIVQAALPQGIVPFVFAKEYNVHPDILSTAVIFGMLIALPITLVYYILLGL; encoded by the exons ATGATCACGCTATCAGACTTCTACCATGTTATGACTGCAATGGTGCCACTTTACGTGGCCATGATCTTAGCCTATGGCTCAGTGAAATGGTGGAAGATCTTCACCCCAGACCAGTGCTCCGGTATCAACCGGTTTGTGGCTCTCTTTGCAGTCCCTCTCCTCTCGTTCCACTTCATCTCCACCAATGATCCGTACACCATGAACTTGAGGTTTATTGCTGCTGATACCCTCCAAAAGCTCATCGTTTTAGCTGGTCTTGCGGTTTGGACTAAGGTGAGCAAAAGGGGCTGCTTGGAATGGGCAATTACTCTGTTCTCAGTCTCGACTCTACCAAACACTTTGGTCATGGGCATCCCTTTGCTCAAAGGAATGTATGGTGACTTTTCTGGAAGTTTGATGGTCCAAATTGTGGTCCTTCAGTGCATCATTTGGTACACTTTGATGCTCTTCTTATTTGAATTCAGAGGCGCCAGATTGCTCATCTCTGAGCAGTTCCCAGACACTGCGGGCTCCATTGTCTCAATCCATGTTGACTCTGACATCATGTCACTTGATGGAAGGCAGCCTCTAGAAACCGAAGCTGAAATCAAAGAAGATGGAAAGCTTCATGTCACTGTAAGAAAATCCAATGCTTCAAGATCAGATATCTTCTCAAGAAGGTCACAAGGTTTGTCATCCACAACTCCCAGACCCTCCAATCTAACCAATGCAGAGATATACTCCTTGCAATCCTCAAGAAACCCCACTCCAAGAGGTTCTAGTTTCAATCACACAGATTTCTACTCCATGATGGCTGGTGGGAGGAACTCAAACTTTGGTGCCTCTGATGTTTATGGCCTCTCAGCGTCACGAGGGCCAACACCAAGGCCTTCGAATTACGAGGAAGATGGTGGCGTCGGTGGCAAGCCTAGGTTCCATTACCATGCAGGCACAGGTGGGGCAGGGCATTACCCCGCACCAAACCCGGGCATGTTCTCACCAACGGGATCAAAAAATGTTGGTGCTAATGCAAATGCAAAGAAGCCAAATGGCCAAGCTCAGCAGAAGAGCGAGGATGGTGCTAGGGATCTCCATATGTTTGTTTGGAGCTCTAGTGCCTCTCCTGTTTCAGATGTCTTTGGAGGGCATGAATATGTTGCTCATGATCAGAAAGAAGTGAGAATGGGCGCTTCTCCAGGAAAAG TGGAGGGTCAGAGAGAGACTCAGGACTACTTAGAGAGAGACGAGTTTAGCTTTGGGAATAGAGAAGGAGAGATGAACAATCTTGAAGCTGAGAAAGTGGGAGATGGAAAACCCAAAACCATGCCTCCAGCAAGTGTCATGACTAGGCTTATACTCATCATGGTTTGGAGAAAGCTGATCAGAAACCCCAACACATACTCCAGTTTAATCGGCCTCACTTGGTCTCTAGTCTCATTCAG GTGGAATGTTGAAATGCCAGCCATCGTAGCAAAGTCCATTGCCATACTGTCAGATGCAGGGCTTGGCATGGCTATGTTCAGTCTTG GTCTGTTCATGGCTTTGCAACCGAGGATCATAGCATGTGGGAATTCCGTTGCAGCTTTTGCTATGACTATTAGATTCCTTGCAGGTCCAGCTGTCATGGCAGCAGCTTCCATTGCTGTTGGCCTTAAGGGCGTTCTCTTACACGTTGCCATTGTCCAg GCAGCTCTCCCACAAGGAATTGTCCCCTTTGTCTTTGCCAAGGAGTACAATGTACATCCTGACATTCTCAGCACAGC TGTTATATTTGGGATGCTAATTGCATTGCCCATAACGCTTGTCTACTATATTTTGTTGGGGCTATGA
- the LOC122298454 gene encoding protein C2-DOMAIN ABA-RELATED 4-like has translation MKDHSSTTTSSSLMESLLGLLRIRVQRGVNLAVRDVSSSDPYVVVKMAKQKLKTRVIKKDVNPEWNEDLTLSVTDPNLPIKLTVYDHDTFSKDDKMGDAEFDIKAYIDALRMNLQGLPSGTIISRVQPCRQNCLSEESCIMWNEGKVVQDICLRLRNVECGEVEIQLQWIDLPGSKGLESI, from the exons ATGAAGGATCATTCATCAACGACAACATCGTCGTCCTTAATGGAGAGTTTGCTTGGACTCCTCAGAATCCGCGTCCAGCGTGGCGTCAATCTCGCCGTCCGCGACGTCTCTAGCAGCGACCCATATGTCGTCGTCAAGATGGCCAAACAG AAACTGAAGACACGTGTTATTAAGAAGGACGTTAATCCTGAGTGGAATGAAGATCTAACTCTTTCTGTCACTGACCCTAATCTTCCAATAAAGCTG ACTGTTTATGATCATGACACTTTCAGCAAAGATGACAAAATGGGAGATGCTGAGTTTGACATCAAAGCATACATAGATGCCTTGAGGATGAATTTGCAAGGCCTCCCAAGTGGCACCATAATCTCAAGAGTACAGCCATGCAGGCAAAACTGCCTTTCTGAAGAGAGCTGCATAATGTGGAACGAGGGCAAGGTGGTCCAAGATATCTGCCTCAGATTGAGAAATGTGGAATGTGGGGAAGTGGAAATCCAATTGCAATGGATTGACCTTCCTGGTTCCAAGGGTTTAGAAAGTATTTGA
- the LOC122299391 gene encoding uncharacterized protein LOC122299391, producing MEDEERQEPWEALDVDDSVLSSFLKSADCAFSSSEKPILRRCSRPPLSQTLASQSQKSKSPSPLASSPRLIPGPAGAVQSAMLRRNRHNQSLLDGEERPVPTQEYLRRVVESGNPDEDDDDFACNPWLCALDFISREGKGTATAPLSSIKNGVNGERVAQVIAIIKSSTQNGLGDMMVTLKDPTGTIGASIHHKVFTEGEFGKDISVGAVLVLQKVAVFSPSRSTHYMNVTLSNLVKVISKDSGPPLKQAYPASIKHTAPAPETCEKSWMPRWTFSPSQEVAERTMNSFRQTSKLRGSTQSDKDAEKGNAAPQSSCLGNGKSRTQNDLKERESLFMRMGFANGMTEVAPRKDTIGIDKENGSNEESNPCKQTEGGNTSGNTHCIGETANLIDDQESSGTNGVNKKSQPAVSRTTLPQWTDEQLDMLMAFD from the exons ATGGAAGACGAAGAACGACAAGAACCGTGGGAAGCACTAGACGTAGACGATTCAGTTCTCTCCTCTTTCCTCAAATCCGCCGATTGCGCCTTCTCGTCCTCCGAAAAACCCATTCTCCGACGCTGTTCCCGCCCCCCTCTCTCCCAAACCCTAGCTTCTCAATCCCAAAAATCTAAGTCCCCGTCTCCGTTAGCTTCCTCGCCGCGACTCATTCCGGGCCCTGCTGGAGCGGTTCAGTCAGCAATGCTCCGAAGAAACCGGCACAATCAGAGCTTGTTGGACGGTGAAGAGAGGCCTGTCCCTACTCAGGAGTATCTTAGGAGAGTTGTGGAAAGTGGCAACCCTGACGAGGACGATGACGACTTCGCTTGCAATCCTTGGCTTTGCGCTCTGGATTTTATCAGCCGTGAAG GTAAAGGTACTGCCACCGCGCCTTTGAGCTCGATCAAGAACGGGGTTAATGGCGAGAGAGTGGCTCAG GTTATTGCCATTATCAAATCAAGCACCCAAAATGGTCTTGGTGACATGATGGTGACTCTGAAG GATCCAACGGGTACAATTGGTGCCAGCATTCACCACAAAGTTTTTACTGAGGGTGAGTTTGGGAAGGACATATCTGTTGGCGCAGTTTTAGTACTCCAGAAg gTTGCTGTTTTCTCCCCTTCACGCTCTACCCATTACATGAATGTAACCCTTAGCAACTTGGTCAAG GTGATCTCGAAGGATAGTGGACCCCCATTAAAACAAGCATATCCTGCATCAATCAAACATACTGCTCCTGCTCCTG AAACATGTGAAAAGTCCTGGATGCCTAGGTGGACGTTTTCTCCATCGCAGGAAGTAGCTGAAAGAACCATGAATAGCTTCAGACAAACTTCTAAGTTGAGAGGAAGTACACAGAGTGATAAGGATGCGGAGAAAGGGAATGCAGCACCACAAAGTAGCTGCCTTGGCAATGGAAAGAGCAGAACCCAAAATGatttaaaagagagagagtccTTGTTCATGAGAATGGGTTTTGCCAACGGTATGACTGAAGTGGCTCCAAGAAAGGACACCATTGGTATAGACAAAGAAAATGGGTCGAATGAGGAGTCCAATCCTTGTAAACAGACTGAAGGAGGCAACACATCCGGCAACACGCATTGCATTGGTGAAACAGCTAACTTGATTGATGATCAAGAAAGTAGTGGAACAAATGGAGTTAATAAGAAGAGTCAACCAGCAGTTTCGAGGACTACACTTCCACAGTGGACAGATGAACAGCTGGATATGCTAATGGCATTTGACTGA
- the LOC122299390 gene encoding translocon at the outer membrane of chloroplasts 64-like, whose protein sequence is MASQSANLWVLLGLGLAGILLVTRKLKKAIREDFGAFIEKLQLLPPPPPLPPKAPHPLTGLTFAVSDVFDIDGHVTGFGHPDWVNTHEKATCTSPAVTALVEGGATCIGKTVVDELAYGISGENKHYGTPTNPAAPARLPGGSSSGAAVAVAANLVDFSLGVDTVGGVRIPAGFCGILGFRPSHGAVSHVGIIPISTSLDTIGWFAKDPNILRRVGHVLLQLPYAVQRNPRQIIIADDCFQLLKINVDRVAQVVIKSTEKLFGRQALKHENVEDYLKSKVPSLKEFHSQKSNGELKTSSMRLLANVMQFLQRHEFKRNHAEWISSVKPVLDPAISSQIFGTLEMPDTVFESYKSIRDEMRSAMHSLLKDDGILVIPTIADTSPKLGGKEILSEDYQSCACSLLSIASISGCCQVTIPLGFHNKCPISVSLIARHGGDRFLLDTVHTMYTSLQEQADTASKPKSSRNVLSKEQSAEIAKEKGNQAFKDMQWQKAIGFYTEAIKLSGSNATYYSNRALAYLELGSYLQAEADCTQAITLDKKNVKAYLRRATAREMLGYYKEAIEDFRYALVLEPTNKRATQSVERLRKLFQ, encoded by the exons ATGGCCTCTCAATCTGCCAACCTGTGGGTGCTGCTGGGATTGGGCTTGGCTGGAATTCTGCTTGTAACGAGAAAGCTCAAGAAAGCCATCAGGGAAGACTTCGGCGCGTTTATTGAGAAGCTTCAGCTGCTTCCTCCTCCTCCGCCGCTTCCACCCAAAGCTCCGCACCCTCTCACTGGCCTTACGTTCGCTGTTTCCGACGT ATTTGACATTGATGGACATGTGACCGGATTTGGCCATCCAGACTGGGTGAATACGCATGAAAAAGCTACCTGTACATCTCCTGCGGTTACTGCTCTTGTTGAAGGAGGCGCTACTTGCATTGGAAAAACTGTTGTGGATGAACTAGCATATGG TATTAGTGGAGAAAATAAGCATTATGGTACACCCACCAATCCTGCAGCACCTGCAAGATTACCAGGTGGTTCCTCTAGTGGGGCTGCTGTGGCTGTGGCTGCTAATCTTGTTGACTTCTCATTGG GTGTTGATACGGTTGGTGGCGTGAGAATACCTGCTGGATTTTGTGGCATTTTAGGATTCCGACCCTCGCACGGGGCTGTTTCTCATGTGGGCATTATTCCTATTTCAACAAGCCTTGATACAATTG GATGGTTTGCCAAGGATCCTAATATTCTACGCCGTGTTGGCCATGTGCTGCTGCAACTTCCATATGCAGTTCAACGCAATCCCAGGCAAATTATCATTGCTGATGATTGCTTTCAACTTTTAAAGATTAATGTTGACAGGGTTGCTCAAGTGGTCATCAAATCCACCGAGAAGCTTTTTGGAA GACAAGCATTGAAGCATGAAAATGTTGAAGACTATCTCAAGTCTAAAGTTCCAAGCTTGAAAGAGTTTCACAGCCAGAAATCAAATGGTGAATTGAAAACTTCTTCCATGAGATTGCTTGCAAATGTTATGCAGTTTCTTCAAAG ACATGAGTTCAAACGTAATCATGCGGAATGGATTAGTTCGGTAAAGCCTGTTTTGGATCCTGCAATCTCATCACAAATATTCGGAACACTTGAGATGCCTGATACAGTTTTTGAAAGCTACAAATCAATCAGGGATGAAATGCGGTCTGCTATGCACTCTCTTTTGAAG GATGACGGAATTCTGGTGATCCCTACCATTGCTGATACTTCTCCAAAACTTGGTGGGAAGGAGATTTTGTCAGAGGACTACCAGAGCTGTGCATGTAGTTTATTGAGTATTGCTAGCATATCAGGCTGCTGTCAG GTCACAATACCACTAGGATTTCACAACAAGTGTCCTATTTCAGTATCCTTGATAGCCAGGCATGGCGGTGACCGCTTTTTACTAGATACAGTGCATACCATGTATACATCTCTGCAGGAGCAGGCCGATACTGCTTCCAAACCTAAATCATCTAGAAATGTTCTGAGCAAGGAGCAGTCTgctgagattgctaaagaaaag GGCAACCAAGCATTCAAGGATATGCAGTGGCAGAAGGCTATTGGCTTTTATACAGAAGCTATCAAACTCAGTGGCAGTAATGCAACATATTACAGTAATAGGGCTTTAGCATATCTGGAACTGGGGAG TTACCTTCAAGCTGAGGCAGATTGTACTCAAGCTATCACTCTTGATAAAAAG AATGTAAAGGCCTATTTACGAAGAGCCACAGCAAGAGAGATGCTAGGCTATTATAAGGAAGCAATTGAAG ATTTTAGATATGCACTTGTCCTTGAGCCAACCAATAAAAGAGCAACACAATCTGTTGAAAGATTAAGGAAGCTATTTCAATAG